Proteins from one Listeria innocua genomic window:
- the yhbY gene encoding ribosome assembly RNA-binding protein YhbY codes for MLTATQKRFLRKEAHTIQPIFQVGKGSVSPNLIIQVKEALEARELIKISILQNCEEDKQTVAEKISTRAGADIVQVIGRTIILYKQSVNKQQIKLP; via the coding sequence ATGTTAACAGCTACACAAAAACGTTTTTTAAGAAAAGAAGCACACACAATTCAACCAATTTTCCAAGTAGGAAAAGGAAGTGTGTCACCAAATTTAATTATCCAAGTTAAAGAAGCACTTGAAGCTAGAGAATTAATTAAAATCTCCATTTTGCAAAATTGCGAAGAAGACAAACAAACAGTTGCTGAGAAAATTAGCACACGTGCAGGAGCAGACATCGTTCAAGTTATTGGCAGAACAATTATTCTTTACAAACAATCCGTAAATAAGCAACAAATTAAGTTGCCTTAA
- a CDS encoding DNA internalization-related competence protein ComEC/Rec2, producing MIILAIICTTFTSSIVPICICLLGIVAFIKKSKIILLFVLVYLLTCFLFFVEKSNVSSYTATEFNGNCQIINDLKVDGDSFQAVVRCQKEKFQLSYKISTEKEQQNLKKLTYGQFISVSAKLEPPQTNRNQAQFNYKEYLKGKNINYILQVNTLYISGQSAPSILMRIQNTRLLIMNHLTENISPKITPYLLALITGEKNGFSPEMYEVYQQMGVVHLLAISGLHVNLLIGSIYFLLLKLGITRERVTISLLVLLPFYVILTGASPPVIRAATMTALLLLSEKYATKWSSFSVICISFILFFIIQPHVIYEVGFQLSYVVSFGIILSSRQILVRQQSPFVKSLTISFISTMMSSVVMMYHFYSFSWVGIFFNLLYVPLFTIIVLPGCLGVFLLSIISPTLMKIPEYVLTFLIQLMESLTNLFAKIPHQTIITGRPNTIMLVLIIATILLFFYQWQKKQFPIGIFICFCLLCYFSSFNVTGKVSFIDVGQGDSILIQLPKNKGNYLIDTGGELLVEKEAWTKKRKPFTIGGSTLTPVLKSKGISSLDKVIITHSDTDHMEGLDELQKNIAIKELIFAKGAENKAIMREALKTMPKVKQTIILAGAQWQVGQNKFECLYPNEMGEGGNDDSIVLKAILDNKTWIFTGDLEASGEKALLDKSIKGDILKVGHHGSKTSTSKAFVEQVKPAYAIISCGLKNRFGHPHKETIDTLEEAEVKILRTDLQGEIIYTFGKGFETTLK from the coding sequence ATCATTATTTTAGCTATTATCTGTACTACTTTTACAAGCTCTATCGTTCCCATATGTATTTGTTTGCTTGGCATCGTTGCTTTTATTAAAAAATCCAAAATTATTCTTCTGTTTGTCCTCGTTTATCTCCTAACTTGTTTTTTATTTTTTGTGGAAAAATCAAATGTGTCTTCTTATACAGCTACTGAATTTAACGGAAATTGCCAAATAATCAATGACTTAAAAGTAGATGGTGATAGTTTCCAAGCTGTAGTACGCTGCCAGAAAGAAAAATTCCAATTGAGTTACAAAATATCAACTGAAAAAGAGCAACAAAATCTTAAAAAGCTCACTTATGGCCAATTTATTTCTGTATCCGCTAAGTTAGAGCCCCCTCAAACAAATCGTAATCAAGCTCAATTTAATTATAAAGAGTATCTTAAAGGTAAAAACATTAACTATATACTACAAGTAAATACACTCTATATTTCTGGACAATCTGCTCCGTCCATACTAATGCGCATTCAAAATACACGTTTATTGATAATGAATCATCTAACTGAAAACATCTCTCCAAAAATAACTCCTTATCTACTAGCGTTAATCACTGGTGAGAAAAATGGCTTTTCACCTGAAATGTATGAAGTATATCAACAAATGGGCGTTGTTCATTTATTAGCTATATCAGGGCTTCATGTTAATTTATTAATCGGATCAATTTATTTTTTATTGTTAAAGCTAGGTATAACAAGGGAGCGAGTCACTATTTCTCTCCTTGTATTATTACCTTTTTACGTTATCCTCACAGGAGCAAGTCCGCCTGTAATTCGAGCAGCGACAATGACTGCTTTACTTTTACTTTCAGAAAAATATGCTACTAAATGGAGTTCTTTTTCTGTTATTTGTATATCTTTTATCTTGTTTTTTATAATACAACCTCATGTCATTTATGAAGTGGGTTTTCAACTTTCTTATGTTGTATCTTTTGGGATAATTTTGTCATCCCGTCAAATATTAGTAAGGCAACAAAGTCCTTTTGTTAAATCATTGACTATTTCCTTCATCTCAACGATGATGTCTTCTGTTGTTATGATGTATCATTTTTACTCGTTTTCTTGGGTAGGGATTTTCTTTAACCTACTATATGTTCCACTTTTTACAATCATTGTATTACCAGGTTGTTTAGGTGTTTTTTTACTATCTATTATTTCCCCAACATTAATGAAAATTCCTGAATATGTGCTTACTTTTTTGATTCAATTAATGGAAAGTTTAACTAATCTCTTTGCAAAGATACCGCATCAAACTATTATTACTGGCAGACCAAACACTATTATGCTCGTGCTAATTATCGCTACAATACTACTATTTTTTTATCAGTGGCAAAAGAAACAATTTCCAATCGGAATCTTTATTTGCTTTTGTTTATTATGTTATTTTTCTAGTTTTAATGTTACTGGAAAGGTTAGTTTTATTGACGTCGGGCAAGGAGATAGCATATTAATACAATTACCGAAAAACAAAGGCAATTACCTTATAGATACTGGTGGCGAGCTTCTGGTAGAGAAAGAAGCTTGGACAAAAAAACGAAAACCATTCACAATCGGTGGAAGTACTCTCACACCCGTTTTAAAATCAAAAGGAATTAGTAGTTTAGATAAAGTCATCATTACACATAGCGACACGGATCACATGGAAGGGCTCGATGAACTGCAAAAAAATATCGCCATAAAAGAACTGATTTTTGCAAAAGGGGCAGAAAATAAAGCCATTATGAGAGAAGCTCTTAAGACTATGCCAAAAGTAAAACAAACGATTATTTTAGCCGGAGCACAGTGGCAAGTTGGTCAAAATAAATTTGAATGTTTGTATCCAAATGAAATGGGAGAAGGCGGAAACGATGATTCTATTGTTTTAAAAGCAATATTGGATAATAAAACATGGATTTTCACAGGAGATTTAGAAGCAAGCGGAGAAAAGGCGCTTTTAGATAAATCGATTAAGGGCGATATTTTAAAAGTTGGGCATCATGGAAGTAAGACCTCAACCTCTAAAGCATTTGTCGAGCAAGTAAAACCAGCTTATGCAATTATTTCTTGTGGTTTAAAAAACCGTTTTGGTCATCCTCATAAAGAAACGATAGACACGTTAGAGGAAGCAGAAGTAAAGATTTTACGAACTGATCTACAAGGAGAAATAATCTACACATTTGGAAAGGGCTTCGAAACCACTTTGAAATAA
- the aroE gene encoding shikimate dehydrogenase: MEKYVVIGNPIRHSLSPAMQNRIFQELGMNAEYNSVLIEEDTFETEIKKLMDSGVRGFNITTPFKERILPFLDELEDLAAASGAVNTVLRKDGKWYGFNTDGKGYLEGLEEIRSITKDDSILITGAGGASKAIYLALKSHTEAKITVANRTTEKAIEMTKDNDNHHAMTLEQAEKELADFTIIIQTTSIGLEASKNKSPISLSNLTKGTICSDIIYNPAETAFLKEAKKNGAITQNGLPMFVNQGALAFEIWTGIKPERSMMKEAVLEQLGGN; encoded by the coding sequence TTGGAAAAATATGTTGTTATCGGAAATCCTATTCGTCACTCGTTATCACCAGCTATGCAAAATCGGATTTTCCAAGAACTTGGAATGAACGCGGAGTATAACTCTGTTTTGATAGAAGAAGATACTTTTGAGACAGAAATAAAAAAATTAATGGATTCTGGAGTGCGCGGATTTAATATCACGACACCATTTAAAGAGCGTATTCTACCATTTTTAGATGAATTAGAGGATTTGGCAGCAGCATCAGGCGCAGTGAATACAGTGCTTAGAAAAGATGGCAAGTGGTATGGCTTCAACACAGATGGCAAAGGTTATTTAGAAGGCTTAGAAGAAATTCGTTCAATTACAAAAGACGATTCTATTTTAATCACAGGAGCAGGTGGAGCTAGTAAAGCAATTTATCTTGCACTTAAAAGCCATACTGAGGCGAAAATAACCGTTGCCAATCGAACAACGGAAAAAGCGATAGAAATGACGAAAGATAATGATAATCATCATGCCATGACACTAGAACAAGCTGAAAAAGAACTGGCTGATTTTACAATTATTATCCAAACTACTTCTATCGGTCTAGAAGCTTCTAAGAATAAAAGCCCAATTTCGCTTTCTAATTTAACAAAAGGAACAATTTGTTCTGATATTATTTATAATCCAGCCGAAACAGCCTTTTTAAAAGAAGCAAAGAAAAATGGGGCTATTACACAAAATGGTTTACCAATGTTTGTTAATCAAGGGGCACTAGCCTTTGAAATATGGACTGGCATTAAGCCAGAGCGATCAATGATGAAAGAAGCAGTACTCGAACAATTAGGAGGAAACTAA
- a CDS encoding ComE operon protein 2 encodes MQRIAWDQFFMAQSHLISSRSTCTRLMVGATIVRDKRIIAGGYNGSIAGGDHCAEHGCYVVDGHCIRTIHAEMNAILQCAKFGASTDKAELYVTHFPCLACTKSIIQAGIKKVYFAKDYKNHPYALELFNIAGVELQKVEFDESVLQVNNWNAEKMHTLVKEAAVEVNIEPEKAEQLYQNISNKLN; translated from the coding sequence GTGCAAAGAATCGCATGGGATCAGTTTTTTATGGCGCAAAGTCATCTAATTTCATCAAGGAGCACGTGTACAAGATTAATGGTAGGTGCAACCATAGTACGTGATAAACGTATTATTGCGGGCGGATATAACGGGTCAATAGCTGGCGGAGATCACTGCGCAGAACATGGTTGTTACGTTGTTGATGGCCACTGTATCCGGACTATTCACGCAGAAATGAATGCGATTTTACAGTGTGCTAAATTTGGCGCTTCGACAGATAAAGCAGAATTATACGTAACACATTTCCCTTGTCTCGCTTGTACGAAATCAATCATTCAAGCAGGAATAAAGAAAGTGTATTTCGCTAAAGACTACAAAAACCATCCATACGCTTTAGAACTATTTAATATTGCTGGAGTTGAATTACAAAAAGTAGAATTTGATGAATCTGTTCTTCAAGTTAATAATTGGAATGCAGAAAAAATGCATACTTTAGTAAAAGAAGCAGCAGTGGAAGTGAATATCGAACCAGAAAAAGCAGAACAACTCTATCAAAACATTTCAAATAAATTGAATTAA
- a CDS encoding M3 family oligoendopeptidase, producing MSKDYALTWDLENIYVGGSGSEELQQTLQEVKADLDSFVVNVAEWEVPETVEASVEFLLLVNQNADISKVLLTAGSFLECLASADVNDTRANELSALIYQYVATLSTAEDEWHDKFAQISDRVWDELMQQNGLSQISFILSEARTNRRKKGSKEQEAAINSLAVDGYRGWSDHYDTIVGKLRMHITTDGEEKSVSAGQALNLLNHPDRAVRQAVFKEYTRVWQEESRLFSDTLNHLSGFRLATYEIRKWDNILEEPLAINRLDEQTLKSMWNVIQTNKPTFVRFLDRKAKLLGLEKLSFYDVEAPLVFSSEPKKYTYQEGADFIIEQFNKFSPKMANFAKSAFEKGWIEAEDRDNKRPGGFCTDFPVEKESRIFMTYDGAPGTVATLAHELGHAFHSHVIREEPFENTDYAMNVAETASTFAEMIIADASVKDAKTKEEKITLLEDKIGRSIAFFMNIHARFIFECNFYEARKQGVVSVDRLNSLMEEAQREAYLDALDEYHPQFWASKLHFYIADVPFYNFPYTFGYLFSLGIYHKAQAEGASYEDKYIALLKDTGSMTTEQLAEKHLGVDLRKADFWEEAVALAAKDVEDFLTLTEEYVK from the coding sequence ATGTCAAAAGATTATGCATTAACTTGGGATTTAGAAAATATATATGTTGGCGGTAGTGGTTCTGAAGAATTACAGCAAACACTTCAAGAGGTAAAAGCTGATTTGGATAGCTTTGTCGTGAATGTAGCTGAGTGGGAAGTTCCCGAAACCGTCGAAGCTTCAGTAGAATTTCTACTATTGGTTAATCAAAATGCGGACATCTCAAAAGTTTTATTAACTGCTGGTTCTTTTTTAGAATGTCTTGCTTCAGCCGATGTTAATGATACTCGTGCAAATGAACTTTCTGCGTTAATTTATCAATATGTGGCTACCCTATCGACGGCAGAAGATGAATGGCATGACAAATTTGCTCAAATATCTGACCGTGTTTGGGATGAACTAATGCAGCAAAATGGTTTGTCACAAATTAGTTTTATTTTAAGTGAAGCACGTACAAACCGTCGTAAAAAAGGCAGTAAAGAACAAGAAGCAGCGATTAATTCTTTAGCTGTTGATGGTTATCGTGGTTGGTCAGACCATTATGATACAATCGTTGGTAAACTACGGATGCACATTACTACTGACGGGGAAGAAAAGTCCGTATCTGCTGGACAAGCTCTGAACTTATTAAATCACCCTGATCGCGCAGTCCGTCAGGCAGTTTTCAAAGAATATACTCGTGTTTGGCAAGAAGAATCTCGTCTCTTTAGCGATACTCTAAATCATTTATCAGGCTTCCGTTTAGCTACATACGAAATTCGTAAATGGGATAATATTTTAGAAGAACCACTTGCTATTAATCGTTTGGATGAACAAACATTAAAATCTATGTGGAACGTCATTCAAACGAACAAGCCGACTTTTGTCCGATTCTTAGATAGAAAAGCTAAATTGCTTGGGCTTGAAAAATTAAGCTTTTATGATGTCGAAGCTCCTCTTGTATTCTCAAGCGAACCAAAAAAATATACTTATCAAGAAGGCGCAGATTTTATCATCGAACAATTTAATAAATTCAGCCCGAAAATGGCAAACTTCGCGAAATCCGCTTTCGAAAAAGGTTGGATTGAAGCAGAAGATCGTGATAATAAACGTCCTGGTGGCTTTTGCACGGATTTCCCGGTCGAAAAAGAAAGCCGGATTTTCATGACATATGACGGAGCTCCTGGTACTGTTGCAACTCTTGCACATGAACTCGGACACGCCTTCCATTCTCATGTTATTCGGGAAGAGCCATTTGAAAACACTGATTACGCAATGAATGTTGCGGAAACTGCTTCTACTTTTGCTGAAATGATTATTGCCGATGCTTCTGTAAAAGATGCCAAAACAAAAGAAGAAAAAATCACCTTACTAGAAGATAAAATTGGTCGTAGTATTGCTTTCTTTATGAATATTCATGCTAGATTTATTTTTGAATGCAATTTCTATGAAGCACGCAAACAAGGTGTAGTGTCAGTTGATAGACTTAATTCTTTAATGGAGGAAGCGCAACGTGAAGCTTACTTAGATGCTTTAGATGAATATCATCCACAATTTTGGGCTTCTAAACTACATTTTTATATTGCTGATGTACCATTTTACAATTTCCCATATACTTTTGGTTACTTATTCTCGCTTGGTATTTATCACAAAGCACAAGCGGAAGGTGCTAGCTACGAAGATAAATATATTGCGCTTCTAAAAGATACGGGTTCGATGACAACAGAACAACTTGCAGAAAAACATCTTGGAGTCGACTTGCGTAAAGCTGATTTCTGGGAAGAAGCAGTTGCCCTAGCCGCTAAAGATGTAGAAGATTTTCTTACTTTAACGGAAGAATACGTAAAATAA
- a CDS encoding class I SAM-dependent DNA methyltransferase, with protein MSYEYFPGFYDRLMDSELYDEWLEFSADFIGDTSKKVLDLACGTAEFALRLSFLGHQVTGVDLSKEMVAVAKEKVAAAEINLPILEQDMSKLALNQTFDVVTCFCDSLNYLETEQALENTIKAVSDHLTPNGLFLFDVHSVFKIDQGFKDYSYGDSDEEISIIWNSFPGEYPHSVEHELTFYILGEDNMYNRVDELHKERTYPITTYKELLKKYGFSKIDVYADFSHENPTNSSERIFFVARK; from the coding sequence ATGAGTTATGAATATTTTCCGGGATTCTATGATAGACTCATGGATTCTGAGCTTTATGATGAATGGTTGGAGTTTTCAGCGGACTTTATTGGTGACACATCAAAAAAAGTACTCGATTTAGCATGCGGTACAGCTGAATTCGCTCTACGATTAAGCTTTTTAGGACATCAAGTTACTGGTGTGGATTTGTCGAAAGAAATGGTGGCAGTTGCTAAAGAAAAAGTCGCGGCAGCTGAAATAAATCTACCAATACTAGAGCAAGACATGTCAAAGTTAGCTTTAAATCAAACCTTCGATGTAGTTACATGTTTCTGTGATTCTCTTAATTATTTAGAAACCGAACAAGCACTTGAGAATACTATTAAAGCGGTATCTGATCACTTAACACCAAATGGCTTATTTTTATTTGATGTGCATTCTGTATTTAAAATAGATCAAGGCTTTAAAGATTATTCTTATGGTGATAGCGATGAGGAAATTTCGATAATTTGGAATTCGTTTCCTGGTGAATATCCCCATTCAGTCGAACATGAGCTAACCTTTTACATTTTAGGGGAGGATAACATGTATAATCGGGTCGATGAATTACATAAAGAAAGGACCTATCCAATCACCACATATAAAGAATTATTAAAAAAATACGGTTTTTCGAAAATTGATGTTTACGCTGATTTCAGTCATGAAAATCCAACAAACAGCAGCGAAAGAATCTTTTTCGTAGCAAGAAAGTAA
- a CDS encoding YqeG family HAD IIIA-type phosphatase, translated as MLKQFSPDKMLNTPFGITADQLRKMGKTTILTDLDNTLLAWDQLDATDEVINWFTILKEEGIKVMIFSNNNEERVARVAKAIDVPYLARAKKPLGANFRWALKEMNATPEETVMIGDQIMTDIFGGNRQKLTTIFVRPVKQTDGMATKLNRMMESIILKRLAKKNQIKWEESL; from the coding sequence GTGTTAAAGCAATTCTCACCAGATAAAATGTTGAATACTCCATTTGGAATAACAGCAGATCAGCTTCGTAAAATGGGAAAGACTACTATTTTAACTGATCTCGATAATACGCTGCTTGCTTGGGATCAACTAGATGCAACGGATGAAGTAATCAACTGGTTTACTATATTGAAAGAAGAAGGAATCAAAGTTATGATTTTTTCTAACAATAATGAAGAACGAGTTGCTCGTGTGGCAAAAGCAATTGATGTCCCTTATTTAGCGCGGGCAAAAAAACCCTTAGGCGCTAATTTTCGCTGGGCGCTAAAAGAAATGAACGCAACACCAGAAGAAACTGTGATGATTGGTGACCAAATTATGACAGATATATTCGGTGGTAATCGTCAAAAATTAACAACTATTTTTGTTCGTCCTGTAAAACAAACAGACGGTATGGCGACAAAATTAAATCGAATGATGGAAAGTATTATTTTAAAACGGTTAGCAAAGAAAAACCAAATTAAGTGGGAGGAATCACTTTGA
- the rsfS gene encoding ribosome silencing factor: protein MNSYDTLMLTAKAADDKRAEDILALDMKGLSSFADYFVICHGNSDKQVQAIAREIKEKALENQVDVKRLEGFDAAQWILIDLGDVIIHVFHKEERSYYNLEKLWGDAPLVDVSAAFIS, encoded by the coding sequence TTGAACAGTTATGATACATTAATGCTGACCGCAAAGGCAGCAGACGATAAAAGAGCAGAGGATATTTTAGCACTAGACATGAAGGGGTTATCAAGTTTCGCGGATTATTTTGTTATCTGCCATGGTAATTCAGACAAACAAGTCCAAGCAATTGCTCGTGAAATTAAAGAAAAAGCGCTTGAAAACCAAGTAGATGTAAAACGTTTAGAAGGCTTTGATGCGGCTCAGTGGATTTTAATCGATTTAGGAGATGTTATTATCCATGTATTCCACAAAGAAGAGCGTTCTTACTATAATTTAGAAAAACTATGGGGAGACGCGCCGCTCGTGGACGTTTCTGCTGCGTTTATTTCTTAA
- the yqeH gene encoding ribosome biogenesis GTPase YqeH, whose translation MTEEIRCIGCGAIIQTEDPDKIGYAPKSSLNNEQVICKRCFRLKHYNEIQDVALTDDDFLRILNQISSKQALIVYVVDIFDFDGSWLPGLPRFAGSNPVLLVGNKEDVLPKSLKRDKLTRWMRTRAKEQGLAATDVVLVSAEKGHGFDTLLEKIEELRNGQDVYVVGCTNVGKSTLINRIIKQASGENNVITTSQFPGTTLDKIEIPLADGNVLVDTPGIINHHQMAHFIDTTTLKAITPKKEVKPAVFQLNEEQTLFLGALARLDYVSGGRKSLVVYVSNNLPIHRTKLEKADALYEKQAGFVLQPPTEEGMKTLPKLVPYTFTVKDKADIVFSGLGWVTIPEGGAKVTAWVPEGVSATIRTSLV comes from the coding sequence TTGACAGAAGAAATAAGATGTATTGGTTGTGGGGCCATTATTCAAACAGAAGATCCTGATAAAATCGGCTATGCTCCTAAGTCATCGCTAAATAATGAACAAGTTATTTGTAAAAGATGTTTTCGTCTAAAGCATTACAATGAAATTCAAGATGTGGCGCTGACAGACGACGATTTTTTACGTATTTTAAATCAAATTAGTTCGAAGCAAGCTTTAATCGTCTATGTAGTAGATATTTTTGATTTTGATGGCAGTTGGTTGCCTGGACTTCCTCGTTTTGCAGGAAGCAATCCTGTATTACTTGTCGGAAACAAAGAAGACGTTTTACCAAAATCATTAAAACGTGATAAATTAACTCGCTGGATGAGAACTCGTGCAAAAGAACAAGGTTTGGCGGCAACAGATGTTGTTTTAGTCAGCGCTGAAAAAGGGCACGGTTTTGATACTCTTTTAGAAAAGATAGAAGAATTACGAAATGGGCAAGATGTGTATGTTGTTGGTTGTACAAATGTTGGTAAATCAACGCTTATCAACCGTATCATCAAACAAGCTTCAGGTGAAAACAATGTGATTACTACGTCGCAATTCCCAGGAACAACACTTGATAAAATCGAAATTCCGCTTGCTGATGGCAATGTACTTGTTGACACACCTGGAATTATAAATCACCATCAAATGGCGCATTTTATCGATACAACAACTTTAAAAGCTATCACACCTAAAAAAGAAGTAAAACCTGCTGTCTTCCAATTAAATGAAGAACAAACCTTATTTTTAGGCGCGCTTGCTCGTTTAGATTACGTGTCAGGTGGAAGAAAATCATTAGTTGTCTATGTATCTAATAATTTACCAATTCACCGAACAAAATTAGAAAAAGCAGATGCATTATATGAAAAACAAGCCGGTTTTGTTCTTCAACCTCCAACAGAAGAAGGGATGAAGACACTTCCTAAGCTCGTACCGTATACCTTTACCGTGAAAGATAAAGCGGATATTGTGTTTTCTGGACTTGGATGGGTGACAATACCTGAAGGCGGCGCAAAAGTCACTGCTTGGGTTCCTGAAGGCGTTAGCGCAACAATCCGGACATCACTCGTGTAA
- a CDS encoding helix-hairpin-helix domain-containing protein has translation MMELLKKHKNYFLIGIAILCAGVIYISIPTSQTDKVTANQALNTEEKPQKEEKKNATHIYIDIKGAVRTPGVYKLPVDARVQDVVKVAGGLTEDADNSKLNLAEKLKDEMSIYVYKKGEAGSEEVVKDDIESSETDKKVNINSATKIDLQQVPGIGDSKATAIIEYREKEGLFQTIEDLKNVTGIGEKTVEKLKEYLDVN, from the coding sequence ATGATGGAACTACTGAAGAAACACAAAAACTATTTTTTAATAGGAATTGCCATTCTTTGTGCTGGAGTAATTTATATAAGTATCCCAACTTCTCAAACAGATAAGGTTACAGCAAACCAAGCGCTAAATACTGAAGAAAAACCACAAAAAGAGGAAAAAAAGAATGCTACACATATCTATATTGACATCAAAGGGGCAGTCCGAACTCCTGGTGTGTATAAATTACCAGTAGATGCCAGAGTGCAAGATGTTGTGAAAGTAGCAGGAGGACTCACAGAAGATGCGGACAACAGCAAATTAAACTTAGCCGAAAAACTAAAAGACGAAATGAGTATCTATGTTTATAAAAAAGGAGAAGCAGGATCAGAAGAAGTAGTAAAAGATGATATAGAATCATCTGAAACAGACAAAAAAGTTAATATTAATAGCGCAACGAAGATAGACTTGCAACAAGTGCCCGGAATTGGAGATTCAAAAGCAACAGCTATTATCGAATATCGTGAAAAAGAAGGACTGTTTCAGACAATAGAAGACTTAAAAAATGTTACTGGCATAGGCGAAAAAACAGTTGAAAAATTAAAAGAATATTTGGATGTTAATTAA
- a CDS encoding nicotinate-nucleotide adenylyltransferase: protein MKHKVGILGGTFDPPHLAHLHMAEEAKAQLGLEKILFLPNKVPPHKQISGMASNEERVEMLQLMIEDRDSFEIDTRELMRTGKSYTYDTMRDMISEQPNTDFYFIIGGDMVEYLPKWYHIDDLVKMVTFVGVNRPLYQKEVPYDIVKINMPETAISSTEIRNDIEHAEAFLPEKVWSYIKEHQLYGKK, encoded by the coding sequence ATGAAACATAAAGTCGGTATCTTAGGCGGCACATTTGATCCACCACATTTAGCGCACCTCCATATGGCAGAAGAAGCAAAAGCGCAACTCGGTCTTGAAAAAATCCTTTTTCTCCCCAATAAAGTTCCTCCACATAAACAGATTAGTGGTATGGCTTCAAATGAGGAACGAGTGGAAATGCTTCAATTGATGATAGAAGATAGGGATTCTTTTGAAATTGACACTCGCGAGCTTATGCGAACTGGAAAGTCCTATACGTATGATACAATGCGTGATATGATAAGCGAACAGCCGAATACGGATTTTTATTTTATTATCGGCGGGGACATGGTAGAATATTTGCCAAAGTGGTATCATATAGATGACTTAGTAAAAATGGTGACATTCGTTGGGGTTAACCGCCCACTATATCAAAAAGAAGTTCCGTACGATATTGTTAAAATCAATATGCCGGAAACAGCTATTTCTTCAACTGAAATTAGAAATGATATTGAACACGCAGAAGCCTTTTTACCAGAAAAAGTATGGTCATATATAAAGGAGCATCAACTTTATGGAAAGAAATGA
- the yqeK gene encoding bis(5'-nucleosyl)-tetraphosphatase (symmetrical) YqeK produces MERNEVLKKVEEAMPTARFKHTLGVEKAAIELAEHYHMDIEKARITALLHDYAKYYEDDKARKIIEDEGFDPRLLQFHRSLWHAPVGAYLAEKEFGITDPEILEAIRLHTTGSGAMSDFDKLIYLADYTEPGRTFPGVYKARRLALKSLDAAMLFALSNTITYLIKKQQSVFPDTLDAYNYFVNLNLEGDY; encoded by the coding sequence ATGGAAAGAAATGAAGTGCTAAAAAAAGTAGAAGAAGCTATGCCAACTGCAAGATTCAAACACACTTTAGGCGTTGAAAAAGCAGCAATAGAACTCGCAGAACATTATCACATGGATATAGAAAAGGCGAGAATAACCGCCCTGTTACACGATTATGCGAAATACTATGAAGATGATAAAGCGAGAAAAATCATTGAAGACGAGGGATTTGATCCACGTTTATTGCAGTTTCATCGCTCGCTTTGGCACGCTCCAGTTGGCGCATATTTAGCAGAAAAAGAGTTTGGCATTACTGATCCAGAAATCTTGGAAGCTATTCGTCTTCATACGACAGGAAGCGGAGCGATGTCCGATTTCGATAAACTCATCTATTTAGCGGATTATACGGAACCTGGAAGAACATTTCCTGGTGTATATAAAGCACGCAGACTAGCACTGAAATCACTTGACGCAGCAATGTTGTTTGCTTTATCCAATACAATAACGTATTTGATTAAAAAGCAACAATCGGTTTTTCCAGATACACTGGATGCCTATAATTATTTTGTTAATTTAAATTTGGAAGGAGACTATTAA